Genomic segment of Bubalus kerabau isolate K-KA32 ecotype Philippines breed swamp buffalo chromosome 6, PCC_UOA_SB_1v2, whole genome shotgun sequence:
ggttttgcaggCAGTATGGTGGGAACTACTCAGTTCTCTTGTTGCATCACAAATGGAGTGGTAGACAATACACAAACTGTGGTTCAGTTAAACTGCTTATTTATGAACACTGTAATatgaatttcatatattttcaagTGTCATGAAAGCTaccttaagttaaaaaaaatcattaaaaaatgtaaacaagcATTgttagctgggggtgggggttagttagaagaaaaaaaaaaaaagcactttctGAATTTGTCATCGTTTTCTCATCCAGGTTTAGATAGATTTCGGTAAAAGAAAATGGGCCAGGAGTGGACTGCAAGGTTTTGTTCAGTGCAAACGTCTCTACCCACCGCTGCACATAGCTGAATTTTCAAACACCTTTCACATTGTAATTTCAACTGAGAGATATTAGAGCGAAAatatatttcaggcaaagataaGAAACAGCTTATTTTATAATCACTAGCAATTGATATATTCCTAATAATTTCacaaataatttacaaataattCTTTGTGTCAGGCGTTGTGCTGTATCTCAGGACTGATACTGCGCTATCCGCATTTCAGATGAGGACACCACTGGGGCCCGCTGAGGTTAGGTGACAGCTCCGATCGCCAAGCTAGCGTGGCAGGGGCAGGAGCGACCCCCTGCCCCACCGTCTTTTCACCCAAATGGAGCTCTTTTGCAAGCCACGTCCAGATACCCGTGTATCTTCTGCTCTGTCCATATTGGCTGGGAAACTTTCCCTGAATTCAGAAGGGACCGTTTAGTGTCAGTTAAGAGCAAGCGGGCGTCAGTGTCCCCAGCTGTGAGATGGGGATGCCCTGCCCCTGCGGTGTCTCTTCTCGCAGCCGTTGCCGGGCCGAGGGAGGGAGGCAGCCCCGTTGGGAGGCGAGGTCTTCCGGCCGCCCGGGGAGAGAGGCAACGCCCGGGCGGCAGGGGGCGGGTTTTCGGCGGCGCCCGCCCCGGGGCGGGCGCGGCCCGCATGCCTGCGCGGCCATGGCGCTCCCGCTCACCGCTCTGCGCGTGCTGCTGGGCAGCTTCTTCGCGCTCACGGGGGCGGCCAAGCTCTCGGAGCAGATCTCGGCTCCGGTGTCGGAGCAGATGGTGAGCGGCGCGGCGTGGGCGGAGGGCGTTCGGGCGGGGGGATCGACCGCGCGGCAGCGGGGGCTGCAACCCCAGCCGTTATCCAGGTGCCCGGCCGGCCCCCGTCCCGCCTGCCCGCGCCCAGCGGACCCGCCTGCCTTCGGGCTAGACGGCGCTAGCGCTGGGGGAGAGCGCCTGCCCCGCGGCGCACACGTGGGCACCCGCCTGGGGAGTTCCTGCGagttctctgccatccccttcccaTCGGGTATCCCCTTCCAGGCAAATCTAGAGCCGGAAGAGGAATGCTCGGGGACCCTTTGCGGGAGGGAGTAGGACCGAGCTCCCTTGCTTCGTTTGCTTGAGTTCTCGGAAAGTTCACGAGGCAGAGGTTTAACTAATCCCCGCTTGACAAAATAGGAAACTTGCCCTGAAGGTGGAGTGTTTCTGCTAAAGGCTACACAGCTAGTCAGGAAGCAGGACCCAAACTTTAGACCTTCAACTAccttagggaagcctggcgtgctgccgtccgtggggtcgcagagagtcggaggcgactgagcagctgaactgaacttagaatCCGGAATCCTTCCCGGGGCCGAGAGGGAGGCATAGAAGTCGCCCTTCGGCTCCCTGTCTAGTTCCACTCTCGGGAATGCTGACATGTCTTTCTGCCTACCAATCCACCGAGCCCCTTAAACCAGCCAGACTTTGTAGACAAAGTAcaccccacctccccgcccctgcccccggTTGGCCTGGCTTAGGGTGGGTTGGGGAAACATCCTCAGAGCCTGACGGCTTAGAGTTTCTTCCTTAGAGCCCTGAGTAGGGGAGGTAGAACTGAGGTTGGGGAGCAGGAAAAAGTAGCCACCCTAAGGGTCCAGGTGAAGTCATGTGGCTCAGGACAGAGTTTGAGTCAGAGAGTTGAGTCACTCTGAACCCCTCAACCTCCTGTCTGCTGCAGTGAGATCTGGGTCCCAGCATATGATATTCAGTAGAATCTGTTTAATGAACAATACAATCTCTCCTTCCATCCCCTTCCTCATCTCCAAATACTCCCTTGCGTAGTAGCCTGAAGAGAAACCAGGCCaggcagaaggaaagagaagtcaTGAAGTTCCCAAGCCTTGGCACTAGATAAGAGGGGCCAAGCCTAGCTTCCTCTTCCTGGAATCTGGGACTGGGTTGTAATCTGGTGAGAAAGTTCGTCCATCTGTGTACCACCATCCAGCCCTTTTTGGAGCATAAAGTGTTTTCTGATGCCAAAGTTCAGCCCCTCAGCGGGGCCCTCTCCTTTCCAGGCTGGCTGAGGTCAGCCCTGGCCCTGGCCTAGAATAGTAGCTCCTTTGCTGGGGGAGTTAAGGGTGCTGGCACAGAATGCCCCTGCGGAGCATCTGGGAAGTGGATCCTTGGTGACTGTGGCTGACAGGCATTCCCTGCCACCCCTAGAAAGCCCTGTTCGTGCAGTTCGCTGAGGTGTTTCCGCTGAAGGTGTTCGGCTACCAGCCAGATCCCATGAGCTACCAAGTGGCTGTGGGCTGGCTGGAACTGCTGGCTGGGCTGCTGCTGGTCCTGGGCCCACCGATTCTGCAAGAGATGAGTAACTTGATTCTGACGCTGCTCATGATGGgtaaggggggtggggggggtgtgcAACCGGGCTGGTGAAATGGGGACTTCTGCGGGAGGAAAAAATCTGACTGTTCTCTTGACTGTTGCCACCCTTTTTTCTCTGGAACCAGAAGCACTTTCTGCTCACTTGCAGTTTCCATGGTCTTCAGACTAGGATAGGTGCTTTTAAAACTTACACTATAACAATTGTCAGCAGTTCTATTGGCTGCATGATATTTCTGTCATAAGGATATATT
This window contains:
- the TMEM35B gene encoding transmembrane protein 35B; amino-acid sequence: MALPLTALRVLLGSFFALTGAAKLSEQISAPVSEQMKALFVQFAEVFPLKVFGYQPDPMSYQVAVGWLELLAGLLLVLGPPILQEMSNLILTLLMMGAIFTLVSLKESLNTCVPAIVCLGLLLLLDIC